The genomic DNA ACAACGTCTTTTTTTGCAGGCAATATACTGCAATTGCTAGATGAAATATCTGCCCACTCAAACAAGCTTGCCGCTTCAAGACATGAATACAGAGATTTGGTTCAAAGGGCGCACAGCATTATATTAAGAATTGATCTTGATGGTAGATGTTCCTTCTTTAATGAATACGCCGAATCATTTTTCGGATTCTCGCAAGAAGAAATAGTCGGTAAAAAGATCGTTGGGACACTTATTCAGAAAACAGAGAATGGCAATTCCAAGTTAGAAAAAATGATCAAGGATATTACGGCATATCCTGAAATAAATCAGGTTAGCACGAACCAGAATATCCGTAAGAACGGATCCTTGGTCTGGGTACACTGGACCAACAGCCCAGTATACGACGAGAACGGACATACTGTTGAAGTTCTCTCTATCGGTACGGATATTACTGAACGCAAAATGGTAGAGGAAGAATTATTCCGGACAAAAAACTATATCCGTAACATTATCGACTCCATGCCCTCAGTAATTATTGGAGTGAATAGCAGTGGTGAAATCGTACACTTCAACTCCAAAGCAGAAGACAGCTCAATTATCCCATCAAATGAACTACTAGGTAAAAAGGTTTCTACGGCCTTTCCACTTTTGAAAAAGTATTCTGCCAGAATATATAAAGCCATCGAAACTGAAGTCCCGGAAATAGAAATACGTGCGCAGTTACCTTCCGCAGAGCAACAATTTCAAGATATTATGATCTACCCCCTGACGGGCGACGTAAAAGGGGCGGTTATAAGAATCGACGATGCTACTGAACGCGCCCGCATTGAAGACATCATGATCCAGACCGAAAAAATGATGTCTGTCGGAGGGCTTGCCGCCGGTATGGCTCATGAGATCAACAATCCGCTGGGCGGCATTTTACAAGGCATTCAAAATATAGTGAGAAGATTTTCACCGGACTTAGATTCGAACAGAAAAGCTGCAAAAAAAGTTGGTTGTGACATAGACTCTGTTCTTGCCTACGTAGAAGAACGCAAAATATTGCAAACCATCGATGGTATAACTGAATCCGGAGTGCGTGCGGCGGAAATAGTTTCACGCATGCTTGAGTTCAGCCGCAAAAGCGATTCTAGCAAGACATTAAATGATATTAAGACATTGATGGACAAATCCATTGATCTGGCAACGCAGGATTACAACCCCAATAAGAAGTATGATTTTAAACAAATAACAATAAATAAATCCTATGCAGACAACCTGAGTTCGGCTCTGTGCTCAGCAACCGAAATTGAGCAAGTATTCCTCAACTTGCTACGAAACTCTGCTCAAGCCATGTATGATTGGGCAGAAATGAAGGACCACCCTAAAATTGATATTTCAATTAAAAACTTGGGTGAAATCATAAAGTGCACTGTTTCGGACAATGGTCCCGGAATGACAAAAGACATAAGAAAACGGGCTTTTGAACCATTTTACACAACCAAAGACCCTGGGTACGGAACAGGTCTCGGTTTATCCGTTTCATATTTTATCATCACTCAAAATCATAAAGGAAGCCTTAGTGTGGAATCTTCACCAGAGCGCGGAACCACCTTCACAATAATGATTCCAGCCGTTTCGAGCTAATATTCAGCTAAGGGCAATCTTTGTTTTAAAAGCATTATACGGTCGTACGACTGCCTGATCCTTTGCTCGGAAATTTTACCGTCAGAAACTAATTCTTTTAATATAGAGACAGCCTTTGAACCAAGTCCCGGTTCATATATAAGGTTGTTACCAAAAAGCAGAATATCCGCACCAGCTTCAACAGCCTTGTGTACTCCCTCTTTAAAACCGTATTCTCCACTTACAGCCTGCATCTGCATATCATCAGTAATAATGACACCTTCAAAACCCAGATCATCACGAAGAATTCCTGTGATCACATTTCTGGAAAGAGTTGCGGGGTACTTTGAATCGAGAGCACTATTGAATATATGCGCAGTCATGATCATATCAGCCTTCTTAATATTGATCAGTGCGCTGAATGGAATTATCTCGTCTGGTGACCATGAATCCGTAACATCAGTAAATCCTTTATGACTATCGGCAGCCGAACTACCGTGCCCGGGAAAATGTTTCAGACAGGAAATAATATTTTCAGAATGCAATCCGTCAATAAAAGCTTCCGCAAACTCGGAAACAATTATCGGATCATCCGAAAAACTGCGTTGCAAGGCCGAAATAACAGGATTAGCGGCATTGCGATTAACATCAACAACAGGCGCAAAATCAACATTAACTCCAACTGTGCGAAGAGTCGTTCCGATGGTCTTTCCTGCTTTATATGAAGCTTTCAAGTCTCCGCTATTACCGAGTTCTCCCGCAGAATAAGTTGTGGGAAAACCTCTATCTGCGGCAAATCTGCAAATGAGGCCGCCTTCTTGATCCGCAGCAATCAAAAGAGGTATATCGGCATGATTCTGAAGATTAGACGTAAGCAACTTCACTTGCTTATAGTCAAACACATTACGCTCTGTGCTATTTAGTGCGCAATCTTTGCTAAAAAGAATAACTCCACCTATTTTAGACTCAGTAATATCCCTGACAATAAAACTGTTAGGCTTAGCATCCATTCCCCTGAAACCGACCATAACCATCTGCCCTATCATTATATCCAAATCAGCAGACTCAGCAGGGACGCTTTTCAGCCCACAACTGGACAAAGAAATTATCATTAACAAAAAAAAGACAGTTTTAAATTTATTCACTTTAACCCCGAACAATATTTTAGTTGGCAAAATCGCTTAGTTTGTTATTATGCTTAAGATCATCTCACATGGCGGGCTTAAACTGGACATATTGCCACAAGAGTTTATTTCCTATAAATGGAACTTCCATATTGTACAAAGTAAAACATTCATAAGGAAAATATATGTCACAGTCTGCCCTGCAAAAAGTACTCGACCACGCTCGCTCAGGACTTGAAGTCCGTGAAGCTTTTTTTGAGCAGGATGCTCAGCTTGTTGTTGAAATATCAAGAGCAATGGCTGTTCGTCTCGCGCAAGGTTCCAAAATCCTTTTTTGTGGAAATGGAGGCAGCGCTGCGGACTGCCAGCACTTAGCAGCGGAACTCGTGAACAGGTTCAAACTGGAGCGCCCACCGCTCCCCGGCATAGCACTGACCACCGACACTTCAATAATCACATCAATCGGAAACGATTATTCATTTGATATGATATTCGAAAAACAGGTTGCAGCCCTAGGTGCCCCCGGAGACGTTCTTGTCGGTATCAGCACATCAGGAACAAGCCCCAACGTCATCAATGCACTAAATGAAGCCAAGCGCAAACAAATGATTACCGTCGGCATGACTGGCTTCAGTTCAGGCGAAATGCTGCCCATCTGCAACCACATCATAAGTGTTCCAAGCAAAGACACAGCCATCGTGCAGGAAGTTCATATTGCAGTGGGCCACCTTTTCTGTGAACTCATTGACCATTTCCTGTTTGAGGCAGTTTCAGAACTTGAGCCATTTCTGGCCGCTGAATAAAAATATAGCAAACTCAAAAGAGCGCCATATATGAGAATCCTAGTAGTCGAAGATAACGATGCGTGCATGGTTTTTCTGCATGAAACGCTCACAAATATAGGTGGGGTAAGTCGCGTTGCCATCGACTCCGCTTCCACAGGCGAAGACGGGCTTCAAATGTACAAAACTGCTGAAAGTTCCGATACCCCTTACGAGCTCATCTTTATGGATATCATGTTGCCGGGCATTGATGGACTTCAAACTTTAGAAGAAATAAGAGCTTACGAGAGCAATTTACAGCTGACTGAAAGTCAAAAAGTAAAAGTCATTATGACCACAGCCCTTGATGATAGTACAAAAGCATCAAGAGCATTTTTCCAAGGTGGGGCCATTTCTTATATGACCAAGCCGATTACCCCTGGGAAAATCCTTGAAGAAATGAAAAAATTCGGATTCATGTAAGGAGCACCAAGTGGATGGACTTACTCTGGCATTTATTCCCATTGTTGCGATTCTGACTATCACACCAGGGGTAGACACAATGCTTGTAATCAACAATACACTCACTCGCTCAACTTCAGATGGACTCGGCTCAGTAGCAGGAGTTAATCTAGGGCTATTAGTACATGCAATGGCCTCTGCTCTGGGCCTTTCTATGATCCTCATGAACTCAGCTGCAGCCTTTGAATTAGTTAAACTGGCTGGTGCACTTTACATAATATATCTAGGCATACAATCCCTGAAAAGAAGTAGAGCCAAGTCCACAATATATCAGGCTGAACCCCTTAAAGCGAAACGAAAACTCACAGCATCAGTTAAAGAAGGTTTTTTGACCAATGTTCTTAACCCTAAAGTTGCGGTATTCTACCTAGCTTTGCTTCCTCAATTTATATCTCCGACAGAGAACATCATTGAAAAGTCTTTTATCCTGCTAATGATTCACATCACTATGGGTGTGTTGTGGCTCGGGTTTATTGCCATTGCTCTTGGGAAAATGCGCCATTTTATAACTGGAGATAAATTTCAAAAAAGACTGGAAGCAATTTCCGGAGTCGTATTCATAGCCCTAGGTATAAAAATGGCGATGTCAAAATAGCACATTACAATCAGACTATCGTTCTAAATTCTAGCTTACTTATTCATAATTCAAATATCATCTATACCCTTGCGAACCCCACTTACGAATGGTATTAACTTAAGATGAAGCTCT from Maridesulfovibrio frigidus DSM 17176 includes the following:
- a CDS encoding PAS domain S-box protein; its protein translation is MKIRSIHKLNEQIRNYLCSFLTVFITSLLFSLMLFFWMIDKDINERTDTWSSYFATRIEFIESIIHSKYPLNHGIITMIRINPDGRIINSRPHLANEENISKTPLYKSIHKFKPGQIGLIKNGDENGDHRETLYMVKRLDSSFVIAELSSETLLPVIPHKTELFIFDKNNNCIFHTADTYKLRKDKIRMIMFSSMRIFASSKIKVYKAGSFTVSAVKNISAEFYGATLFMLLALAAVVAILKRSNRLTWDLAGTEDDFIRIKKLLANVSMMPGKKLKHLPAIEYAAEKIRQVDWKAEADKMSFMENKEYILTTSFFAGNILQLLDEISAHSNKLAASRHEYRDLVQRAHSIILRIDLDGRCSFFNEYAESFFGFSQEEIVGKKIVGTLIQKTENGNSKLEKMIKDITAYPEINQVSTNQNIRKNGSLVWVHWTNSPVYDENGHTVEVLSIGTDITERKMVEEELFRTKNYIRNIIDSMPSVIIGVNSSGEIVHFNSKAEDSSIIPSNELLGKKVSTAFPLLKKYSARIYKAIETEVPEIEIRAQLPSAEQQFQDIMIYPLTGDVKGAVIRIDDATERARIEDIMIQTEKMMSVGGLAAGMAHEINNPLGGILQGIQNIVRRFSPDLDSNRKAAKKVGCDIDSVLAYVEERKILQTIDGITESGVRAAEIVSRMLEFSRKSDSSKTLNDIKTLMDKSIDLATQDYNPNKKYDFKQITINKSYADNLSSALCSATEIEQVFLNLLRNSAQAMYDWAEMKDHPKIDISIKNLGEIIKCTVSDNGPGMTKDIRKRAFEPFYTTKDPGYGTGLGLSVSYFIITQNHKGSLSVESSPERGTTFTIMIPAVSS
- a CDS encoding glycoside hydrolase family 3 protein translates to MNKFKTVFFLLMIISLSSCGLKSVPAESADLDIMIGQMVMVGFRGMDAKPNSFIVRDITESKIGGVILFSKDCALNSTERNVFDYKQVKLLTSNLQNHADIPLLIAADQEGGLICRFAADRGFPTTYSAGELGNSGDLKASYKAGKTIGTTLRTVGVNVDFAPVVDVNRNAANPVISALQRSFSDDPIIVSEFAEAFIDGLHSENIISCLKHFPGHGSSAADSHKGFTDVTDSWSPDEIIPFSALINIKKADMIMTAHIFNSALDSKYPATLSRNVITGILRDDLGFEGVIITDDMQMQAVSGEYGFKEGVHKAVEAGADILLFGNNLIYEPGLGSKAVSILKELVSDGKISEQRIRQSYDRIMLLKQRLPLAEY
- a CDS encoding D-sedoheptulose 7-phosphate isomerase, with product MSQSALQKVLDHARSGLEVREAFFEQDAQLVVEISRAMAVRLAQGSKILFCGNGGSAADCQHLAAELVNRFKLERPPLPGIALTTDTSIITSIGNDYSFDMIFEKQVAALGAPGDVLVGISTSGTSPNVINALNEAKRKQMITVGMTGFSSGEMLPICNHIISVPSKDTAIVQEVHIAVGHLFCELIDHFLFEAVSELEPFLAAE
- a CDS encoding response regulator encodes the protein MRILVVEDNDACMVFLHETLTNIGGVSRVAIDSASTGEDGLQMYKTAESSDTPYELIFMDIMLPGIDGLQTLEEIRAYESNLQLTESQKVKVIMTTALDDSTKASRAFFQGGAISYMTKPITPGKILEEMKKFGFM
- a CDS encoding LysE family translocator, which codes for MDGLTLAFIPIVAILTITPGVDTMLVINNTLTRSTSDGLGSVAGVNLGLLVHAMASALGLSMILMNSAAAFELVKLAGALYIIYLGIQSLKRSRAKSTIYQAEPLKAKRKLTASVKEGFLTNVLNPKVAVFYLALLPQFISPTENIIEKSFILLMIHITMGVLWLGFIAIALGKMRHFITGDKFQKRLEAISGVVFIALGIKMAMSK